From Pseudomonas fluorescens, one genomic window encodes:
- the wecB gene encoding non-hydrolyzing UDP-N-acetylglucosamine 2-epimerase — protein sequence MKVLSLFGTRPEGIKMAPLVHGLAGAEGIESIVCTTGQHRHMLDQVLQLFEIQAHHDLDVMVPGQTLNGLFARLMTRVDALLEEVRPDCVLVHGDTSTATACSLAAFHRRIPIGHVEAGLRTGDLTQPFPEEMNRRVVDVMGKWLFAPTVTSRENLLKENLEGRIYVTGNTVIDALDLTLRKFEHNPQMDAELAARYDWVDPSQRLVLVTGHRRENFGDGFKQICTALAKIAQRDDVQVVYPVHLNPQVRDVVMATLSGLPNIHLIEPLDYLDFVWFMRRAYLILTDSGGVQEEAPHLGKPVLVMRDTTERPEAVSAGTVTLVGTRSERIVSAVHGFLDDTEHYQQVARSVNPYGDGHASGRIISALTGRPFDEFEPPLPANHSTFV from the coding sequence ATGAAGGTACTGTCGTTGTTCGGTACTCGCCCGGAAGGTATCAAGATGGCACCGCTGGTCCACGGTTTGGCCGGGGCTGAAGGCATTGAAAGCATCGTCTGCACCACCGGGCAGCACCGGCACATGCTCGATCAGGTGCTGCAGTTGTTCGAGATCCAGGCGCACCACGATCTTGACGTCATGGTTCCCGGGCAAACCCTCAACGGCCTGTTTGCGCGCCTGATGACGCGGGTCGATGCCCTGCTCGAAGAGGTCCGCCCCGATTGTGTGCTGGTGCATGGCGATACCTCGACAGCAACCGCCTGCAGCCTGGCGGCATTTCATCGGCGTATCCCGATCGGTCACGTCGAGGCGGGCCTGCGTACCGGCGACCTGACCCAACCCTTCCCCGAGGAAATGAACCGGCGAGTGGTCGATGTGATGGGTAAATGGCTGTTCGCCCCAACCGTCACCTCCCGTGAAAATCTGCTCAAGGAAAACCTCGAAGGGCGTATTTATGTCACGGGCAATACGGTCATCGATGCGCTGGACCTGACACTGCGCAAGTTCGAACACAATCCGCAGATGGACGCCGAACTGGCGGCACGCTACGACTGGGTCGACCCGTCACAGCGACTGGTGCTGGTGACCGGTCACCGCCGCGAAAACTTCGGCGATGGCTTCAAACAGATCTGCACGGCGCTGGCGAAAATCGCCCAGCGCGACGATGTGCAGGTCGTCTATCCGGTGCATTTGAATCCGCAGGTGCGCGATGTGGTCATGGCGACCCTGTCCGGCTTGCCGAATATCCACCTGATCGAGCCACTGGATTACCTGGACTTCGTCTGGTTCATGCGCCGCGCCTACCTGATCCTCACCGACTCCGGTGGCGTCCAGGAAGAGGCGCCACACCTGGGCAAACCGGTGCTGGTGATGCGCGATACCACTGAGCGCCCAGAAGCGGTCAGTGCCGGAACCGTGACACTGGTGGGCACCCGGAGCGAGCGCATCGTCAGCGCCGTCCATGGGTTTCTCGACGATACCGAGCATTACCAGCAGGTCGCGCGCAGCGTTAACCCATACGGCGATGGACACGCCAGCGGCCGCATTATTTCGGCCCTTACAGGCCGCCCATTTGACGAATTCGAGCCGCCTCTTCCGGCAAATCACTCAACCTTCGTCTAA
- a CDS encoding BapA/Bap/LapF family large adhesin, producing the protein MKNIVIVDKATGAATEQTFGNVALTGTSVVKVPINPGSIQSMQQSGKNLVITLKNGGTITVQNFFVVDSDGAANQLVLEDSDGTLLLGSYSSPYSGFSWSEIGSVEDLMAATAAGNTTPDWLAWGLTLLGLGGAAAIFFGGHGGSGGGGGGGADTTPPDAPTGLAFNPTGTVLSGRGEPGTTVTVKDAGGRVIGVGTVGSDGSFQVALTTAQTNGETVSVTLTDPSGNVSAPGEVTAGDTTAPAAPTDLAVSADGTTVSGKGEPNTTVTIKDANGNVIGTGTVGADGTFQVTLTTPQTNGETLTATLTDAAGNVSAPASVDAGDTTAPAAPTDLSVSTDGSTASGKGEPNTTVTIKDANGNVIGTGTVGADGTFQVALTTPQTNGEPLTATLADAAGNVSLPADFNAGDTTAPAAPTDLVVSADGATVSGKGEPNTTVTIKNAGGDVVGTGSVGADGTFQVTLIAPLTRAEALTTTLTDAAGNISPPGNVNAPNIVDGRDLSPPDAPTDLVVSADGTTVTGKGEPNTTVTIKDADGNVIGTGTVGTDGTFEVVLTTPQVNGEILTVTLTDTANNVSAPGEVTAPDIDDTDADADADADADADADADADADADADADADADADADADADADADADADADADADADADADADADADADADADADADADADADADADADADADADADADADADADADADADADADADADADADADADADADADADADADADADADADADADADADADADADADADADADADADADADADADADADADADADADADADADADADADADADADADADADADADADADADADADADADADADADADADADADADADADADADADADADADADADADADADADADADADADADADADADADADADADADADADADADADADADADADADADADADADADADADADADADADADADADADADADADADADADADADADADADADADADADADADADADADADADADADADADADADADADADADADADADADADADADADADADADADADADADADADADADADADADADADADADADADADADADADADADADADADADADADADADADADADADADADADADADADADADADADADADADADADADADADADADADADADADADADADADADADADADADADADADADADADADADADADADADADADADADADADADADADADADADADADADADADADADADADADADADADADADADADADADADADADADADADADADADADADADADADADADADADADADADADADADADADADADADADADADADADADADADADADADADADADADADADADADADADADADADADADADADADADADADADADADADADADADADADADADADADADADADADADADADADADADADADADADADADADADADADADADADADADADADADADADADADADADADADADADADADADADADADADADADADADADADADADADADADADADADADADADADADADADADADADADADADADADADADADADADADADADADADADADADADADADADADADADADADADADADADADADADADADADADADADADADADADADADADADADADADADADADADADADADADADADADADADADADADADADADADADADADADADADADADADADADADADADADADADADADADADADADADADADADADADADADADADADADADADADADADADADADADADADADADADADADADADADADADADADLEAFDDLATATLTVTKATAHTELNDVNVFSTLQVIGLPLIGTPTASQSFTVAAGDTGTLNLTFGGASVLSLINAGVSAKLEVSDGAGNWLPVAQGSQPGGLLDLLGLFSGAATSAKIEGLGSGEYRFTLSANPTLVGVLTSATAKLSVDSQSLTDFDVTAARVTGNVIIDNGVDGTPDNTGIAHDATVAQVNGQAITPIAGESSIVQGLYGSLTISADGTYKYTPDAIAANVGKVDSFAYTLTTPGGGTASANLYVRIGSVDSSVTWSPTDPSAPGTVTVVATDDIGTAQIDLVPPVVETELNDITYSPPVIGSRTKEGDAFTVAADTSVEVAVSRSFVGLGVLPTTTIVLEKWDGSTWKPVPGQTTNDPTHTFTISEAGDYRVTSTTGALVSAGTITVTQTLHTTLLTEFVTGPVTAATGNVLALSDHSAADSLGSTLTVLSVLVGGAYVIPGQTGAVVHGQYGTLTLHADGDYSYVPNAGLPVADIGKVDSFTYKLTTPGGQEDTATLYVRLDSPDVDLVWDDAHPGNPGTEALGFAAASFEQTSFEEQSSHATITEGANGDDHIAIHDTEFAAVDGGDGFDTLAWDGGDATINLSLLVGKVSDIESIDLNDFSAVNLTLSLEDLVAVTAPETDRLFIQGDEQDSVQLTGNWSVGATQLENGQEYVVYTSQEDETHQLWVQSGVNVV; encoded by the coding sequence ATGAAGAATATTGTAATAGTCGACAAGGCGACGGGGGCGGCCACCGAACAAACGTTCGGTAACGTCGCCCTGACCGGAACCAGTGTTGTAAAAGTGCCTATCAACCCCGGCAGCATCCAGTCGATGCAACAGTCGGGCAAAAACCTGGTTATCACGCTCAAAAATGGCGGCACGATCACTGTCCAGAACTTCTTTGTGGTCGACAGTGATGGTGCGGCCAACCAGCTGGTGCTGGAAGACAGCGACGGAACCCTGCTGCTGGGCAGTTATTCCAGCCCGTACTCAGGCTTCAGCTGGAGCGAAATCGGCTCCGTCGAAGACCTGATGGCCGCCACCGCAGCCGGCAATACCACGCCGGATTGGCTGGCGTGGGGGCTGACCCTGTTGGGTTTAGGCGGTGCGGCTGCGATCTTCTTCGGCGGGCATGGCGGTAGTGGCGGAGGCGGTGGCGGTGGTGCCGACACGACTCCACCGGACGCACCTACCGGTCTCGCGTTCAATCCAACCGGTACGGTTCTCAGTGGCCGGGGCGAGCCAGGCACCACTGTAACCGTCAAGGATGCCGGCGGCCGAGTGATCGGCGTCGGCACTGTGGGCTCAGACGGCAGTTTCCAGGTCGCGCTGACCACGGCGCAAACCAATGGTGAAACCGTCTCGGTCACCCTCACCGACCCATCGGGCAACGTGTCTGCACCAGGCGAGGTTACCGCCGGCGATACCACCGCCCCGGCTGCGCCGACCGATCTGGCGGTCAGTGCCGATGGCACCACCGTCAGCGGCAAAGGCGAACCCAACACCACGGTCACCATCAAGGACGCCAACGGCAACGTGATCGGCACCGGTACAGTGGGGGCCGACGGCACATTCCAAGTCACCCTGACCACCCCGCAAACCAACGGCGAAACCCTGACCGCCACCCTGACCGATGCCGCGGGCAACGTGTCGGCGCCGGCCAGCGTCGACGCCGGCGACACCACCGCCCCGGCCGCCCCGACTGATTTGAGTGTCAGTACCGATGGCAGCACGGCCAGCGGCAAAGGCGAGCCCAATACCACGGTCACCATCAAGGATGCCAACGGCAATGTGATTGGCACCGGCACGGTGGGCGCCGACGGCACTTTCCAGGTTGCCTTGACCACCCCGCAAACCAACGGCGAGCCCCTCACCGCCACCTTGGCCGATGCCGCGGGCAACGTGTCGCTGCCGGCTGACTTCAACGCCGGTGACACCACGGCGCCGGCCGCGCCGACCGACCTGGTCGTCAGCGCCGATGGCGCCACCGTCAGCGGTAAAGGTGAACCCAACACCACCGTCACTATCAAGAATGCCGGTGGTGATGTCGTGGGTACCGGTTCGGTGGGTGCCGACGGCACCTTCCAGGTCACCCTGATTGCGCCACTGACTCGCGCCGAGGCCCTGACCACGACCCTGACCGACGCGGCAGGCAACATCTCCCCGCCTGGCAACGTCAATGCGCCGAACATCGTCGATGGCCGTGACCTCTCCCCTCCCGACGCCCCGACAGACCTGGTGGTCAGTGCCGATGGCACCACCGTCACCGGCAAGGGCGAACCCAACACCACCGTCACCATCAAGGATGCTGACGGTAACGTCATTGGTACCGGCACCGTCGGCACCGATGGCACCTTCGAAGTGGTCCTGACCACTCCCCAGGTCAACGGCGAAATCCTGACCGTCACCCTCACGGACACCGCCAACAACGTCTCCGCCCCAGGCGAAGTCACTGCGCCGGATATCGATGATACGGATGCGGATGCTGACGCGGATGCTGATGCAGATGCTGACGCTGACGCTGACGCTGACGCTGACGCTGACGCTGACGCTGACGCTGACGCCGATGCCGATGCCGATGCCGATGCCGATGCGGATGCCGACGCCGATGCGGATGCGGATGCCGACGCCGATGCTGATGCTGATGCTGATGCTGATGCTGATGCTGATGCTGATGCTGATGCTGATGCCGACGCCGACGCGGATGCTGACGCTGATGCCGATGCCGATGCCGATGCCGATGCCGATGCCGATGCTGACGCTGATGCCGATGCCGATGCCGATGCCGATGCCGATGCCGATGCCGATGCCGACGCGGACGCTGATGCGGATGCGGATGCGGATGCGGATGCTGATGCTGACGCCGATGCGGATGCGGATGCGGATGCCGACGCAGATGCAGATGCAGATGCTGACGCCGACGCTGATGCTGATGCTGATGCTGATGCTGATGCTGATGCCGATGCCGATGCGGACGCGGACGCGGATGCGGATGCGGATGCCGATGCCGATGCGGATGCCGATGCCGATGCCGACGCCGATGCGGATGCTGACGCCGATGCGGATGCTGATGCCGATGCGGACGCGGATGCCGACGCTGATGCCGATGCCGATGCCGATGCCGACGCGGATGCGGATGCCGACGCCGACGCGGATGCGGATGCGGATGCGGACGCTGATGCGGACGCTGATGCCGATGCTGATGCCGATGCCGATGCCGATGCCGATGCGGATGCTGATGCCGACGCCGACGCCGACGCCGACGCCGATGCGGATGCGGATGCTGACGCCGACGCCGATGCCGATGCCGATGCCGATGCCGACGCCGATGCCGATGCCGATGCCGATGCCGACGCCGACGCCGATGCGGATGCGGATGCGGACGCTGATGCCGATGCGGACGCTGATGCCGATGCCGATGCCGATGCCGATGCTGATGCCGACGCCGACGCCGACGCCGACGCCGATGCGGATGCGGATGCGGATGCGGACGCTGATGCCGATGCGGACGCTGATGCCGATGCCGATGCCGATGCTGATGCCGACGCCGACGCCGACGCCGACGCCGACGCCGATGCGGATGCTGACGCCGATGCCGATGCCGATGCCGATGCCGATGCCGACGCGGATGCTGATGCCGACGCGGATGCTGATGCCGATGCCGATGCCGATGCCGATGCCGACGCTGATGCCGATGCCGATGCCGATGCCGATGCCGACGCCGATGCGGATGCGGATGCGGATGCGGATGCGGACGCGGACGCTGATGCCGATGCCGATGCCGATGCCGATGCCGATGCCGATGCCGATGCTGATGCTGATGCCGACGCGGATGCGGATGCCGATGCGGACGCTGATGCTGATGCTGATGCTGATGCTGATGCCGATGCCGATGCCGATGCTGACGCCGATGCCGATGCCGATGCCGATGCCGATGCCGATGCCGATGCGGATGCCGATGCTGACGCGGATGCCGACGCCGATGCCGACGCGGATGCTGATGCCGATGCCGATGCCGATGCCGATGCTGACGCGGATGCCGACGCCGACGCTGATGCGGATGCGGATGCTGATGCTGACGCCGACGCGGATGCGGATGCCGATGCTGATGCTGATGCTGACGCTGATGCTGATGCTGATGCTGATGCTGATGCTGATGCTGATGCTGATGCTGATGCGGATGCGGATGCGGATGCGGATGCGGATGCGGATGCCGACGCCGATGCGGATGCGGATGCCGATGCTGACGCCGACGCCGACGCCGATGCCGATGCCGATGCTGATGCTGATGCCGACGCCGATGCCGATGCCGATGCCGATGCTGATGCTGATGCCGACGCGGATGCGGATGCGGATGCGGACGCTGATGCCGATGCCGATGCCGATGCCGATGCCGATGCTGATGCTGATGCCGACGCGGATGCGGATGCCGATGCGGACGCGGATGCTGATGCTGATGCTGATGCTGATGCTGATGCTGATGCCGATGCCGATGCTGACGCCGACGCGGATGCCGATGCCGACGCGGATGCTGACGCCGACGCCGACGCGGATGCGGATGCCGATGCGGATGCGGATGCTGACGCGGATGCCGACGCCGATGCCGACGCGGATGCCGATGCCGATGCCGATGCCGATGCTGACGCGGATGCCGACGCTGATGCGGATGCGGATGCTGATGCTGATGCTGATGCCGACGCTGATGCCGATGCTGATGCTGATGCGGATGCGGATGCGGATGCGGATGCGGATGCGGATGCGGATGCGGACGCCGATGCGGATGCGGATGCGGATGCGGATGCGGATGCCGATGCCGACGCCGATGCGGATGCGGATGCCGATGCTGACGCCGATGCCGATGCCGATGCTGATGCTGATGCCGACGCGGATGCGGATGCTGATGCCGACGCTGATGCCGATGCCGATGCCGACGCGGATGCGGATGCGGATGCTGACGCCGATGCGGATGCGGATGCCGACGCCGACGCCGACGCCGACGCGGATGCTGATGCCGATGCCGATGCTGACGCGGATGCCGACGCTGATGCGGATGCTGATGCTGATGCTGATGCCGATGCCGATGCCGATGCCGATGCCGACGCGGATGCTGACGCCGACGCCGACGCGGATGCGGATGCCGATGCCGATGCCGATGCCGACGCGGATGCGGATGCGGATGCCGATGCCGATGCCGATGCCGATGCTGACGCGGATGCCGACGCTGATGCGGATGCGGATGCGGATGCTGATGCGGATGCGGATGCGGATGCTGATGCTGATGCTGATGCTGACGCCGATGCGGATGCGGATGCGGATGCCGACGCCGATGCGGATGCCGATGCTGACGCCGACGCCGACGCCGATGCCGATGCCGATGCCGATGCCGATGCTGATGCTGATGCCGACGCCGACGCGGATGCGGATGCGGATGCTGATGCCGACGCTGATGCCGATGCTGATGCTGATGCTGATGCTGATGCGGATGCTGACGCCGACGCCGACGCCGACGCGGATGCGGATGCGGATGCCGATGCCGATGCCGACGCGGATGCGGATGCGGATGCGGATGCCGATGCTGACGCGGATGCCGACGCCGACGCCGACGCTGATGCTGATGCTGATGCTGATGCTGATGCGGATGCGGATGCGGATGCGGATGCTGATGCTGATGCTGATGCTGATGCTGATGCTGATGCTGATGCTGATGCTGACGCCGATGCGGATGCGGATGCCGACGCCGATGCGGATGCCGATGCTGACGCCGACGCCGACGCCGACGCCGATGCCGATGCCGATGCCGATGCCGATGCTGATGCCGACGCGGATGCGGATGCGGATGCGGATGCGGATGCTGATGCCGACGCTGATGCCGATGCCGATGCCGATGCCGATGCCGATGCGGATGCTGACGCGGATGCCGACGCGGATGCTGACGCCGACGCGGATGCGGATGCCGATGCGGATGCTGATGCCGATGCGGATGCTGATGCCGACGCTGATGCTGATGCCGACGCTGATGCCGATGCGGATGCGGATGCGGATGCGGATGCGGATGCGGATGCGGATGCGGATGCGGATGCCGACGCCGACCTAGAAGCCTTCGACGACCTCGCAACGGCAACACTGACGGTGACGAAAGCAACCGCTCACACGGAGCTCAACGACGTCAACGTGTTCTCGACGTTGCAGGTAATAGGGCTTCCACTCATCGGTACACCGACCGCGTCGCAGAGCTTTACGGTGGCGGCGGGCGATACAGGTACCTTGAACCTGACGTTTGGCGGAGCGAGCGTGCTCTCGCTGATAAATGCCGGGGTCTCTGCGAAGCTTGAGGTCAGTGATGGTGCTGGCAATTGGCTCCCAGTTGCTCAAGGAAGCCAACCTGGTGGCCTGCTCGATCTGCTTGGGCTGTTCTCGGGGGCGGCAACCAGCGCGAAAATTGAAGGCCTGGGGTCAGGTGAGTATCGCTTCACGCTCAGCGCGAACCCAACACTCGTAGGTGTTCTTACCAGTGCGACGGCAAAACTGAGTGTCGATAGCCAAAGCCTGACTGATTTCGATGTCACGGCCGCCAGGGTCACTGGCAACGTCATCATCGACAACGGTGTGGATGGAACCCCGGACAATACGGGTATTGCTCACGACGCGACGGTTGCTCAGGTCAATGGCCAGGCGATCACCCCTATTGCAGGGGAGTCAAGCATTGTCCAAGGGTTGTACGGTAGCCTGACAATCTCTGCTGACGGCACTTACAAGTACACGCCGGATGCCATTGCGGCGAACGTCGGTAAGGTCGACAGTTTTGCCTACACGTTGACGACACCGGGGGGCGGGACGGCTTCGGCCAACCTGTACGTGCGCATCGGTAGCGTCGATAGCAGCGTCACCTGGAGTCCTACCGATCCGTCGGCACCAGGAACCGTTACCGTGGTTGCCACCGATGACATCGGCACAGCGCAGATCGACCTGGTCCCTCCAGTCGTTGAAACGGAGCTGAACGACATCACCTACTCGCCTCCGGTGATTGGTTCCAGGACAAAAGAGGGTGATGCCTTTACGGTCGCAGCCGACACCAGCGTGGAGGTGGCTGTCAGCCGTAGCTTTGTCGGACTTGGTGTACTGCCGACGACCACCATCGTCCTGGAGAAATGGGACGGTTCAACCTGGAAACCGGTGCCTGGGCAAACCACCAACGACCCAACCCATACCTTCACCATCAGTGAGGCAGGTGATTATCGGGTGACGTCGACGACCGGGGCCTTGGTTTCGGCCGGTACGATCACGGTTACGCAGACCCTGCACACCACGCTGCTGACGGAGTTCGTTACCGGTCCGGTCACTGCCGCAACAGGCAACGTCCTGGCGCTCAGTGATCACTCCGCAGCAGACAGCCTCGGCTCGACGTTGACGGTGCTGAGTGTGTTGGTCGGTGGCGCCTACGTCATCCCGGGTCAAACCGGAGCCGTGGTCCACGGCCAGTACGGCACGCTGACGCTGCACGCAGACGGTGATTACAGCTACGTACCGAACGCGGGCCTGCCAGTGGCTGATATCGGCAAGGTCGACAGCTTCACCTACAAACTCACCACCCCAGGTGGCCAGGAGGACACCGCCACGCTGTACGTACGCCTTGACTCGCCGGATGTTGATCTGGTTTGGGACGATGCCCATCCGGGCAATCCAGGCACCGAAGCCCTGGGCTTCGCGGCCGCTTCGTTCGAGCAAACCTCGTTCGAAGAGCAATCGTCACACGCCACGATCACCGAAGGTGCCAACGGTGATGACCACATCGCGATCCATGACACCGAGTTTGCAGCGGTGGATGGCGGCGATGGGTTCGACACCCTGGCATGGGACGGTGGCGATGCAACGATTAACTTGAGTCTGCTGGTCGGTAAAGTCAGCGACATCGAGAGCATCGACCTCAACGACTTCAGTGCAGTCAACCTGACCCTGAGTCTGGAAGACCTGGTAGCTGTCACGGCGCCCGAGACGGATAGATTGTTTATCCAGGGCGACGAACAAGACAGCGTCCAACTGACGGGCAACTGGTCGGTGGGAGCCACGCAACTGGAGAACGGGCAGGAGTACGTGGTGTACACCAGCCAGGAAGATGAAACCCATCAACTCTGGGTGCAAAGCGGCGTCAACGTGGTGTAA
- a CDS encoding TolC family outer membrane protein, whose amino-acid sequence MQSLTIEKAVALTRDYAPENLSTISPKDVGQHLPGDSFGASRPAAPSNVIPDNLDLPRAIQLAVAWHPAIAESIGQLYQQHDNVTVARSGYYPQIKGGFNSGYDSGLTGNGQSQAFTLSMSQMLYDFGKVDSAVDSAVARLNGKQASVLLAIDQVARDTAFAVIELQRYQALLAISREQVKGLTAIADLAQKRSDMGASTRSDLIQARSRVEAAVATQLQYTALYNRWRSTLGSLLGARTPVSITASMPATLKQSCDGINADQVLTPSLLIAQAQQVDAQAQIAQARAEAMPTVSLDPTATQYLDSNDEDGSVGGRDRTRYGVFLNVQMPLYQGGAITARKSAAAQALRAAEAANDAARLAVRQGLLEARDQTSSLEQRLSTLDFRERSISETRDLYRQQYLELGTRPLLDLLNAEQEIHQAAMDRANTAADLNRLEIDCLYNSSALRTAFNLDSSTIQGVEIRP is encoded by the coding sequence ATGCAGTCACTGACTATAGAGAAGGCCGTAGCGCTGACACGCGACTACGCACCTGAAAATCTTTCCACCATCAGCCCAAAAGATGTGGGCCAGCATTTACCGGGCGATTCGTTCGGAGCCAGCCGACCGGCTGCCCCCAGCAACGTGATCCCCGACAACCTCGACCTGCCACGCGCCATTCAATTGGCCGTCGCCTGGCACCCCGCGATTGCGGAGTCCATTGGTCAGCTGTACCAGCAGCACGACAACGTCACCGTCGCCCGCTCGGGTTACTACCCGCAGATCAAGGGCGGTTTCAACAGCGGTTATGACAGCGGCCTGACCGGCAATGGCCAGAGCCAGGCCTTTACCCTGTCGATGTCACAAATGCTCTACGACTTCGGCAAGGTCGACAGCGCGGTGGACAGCGCGGTGGCCCGGCTCAATGGCAAGCAAGCCTCGGTGCTGCTGGCCATCGACCAGGTGGCCCGCGACACTGCATTTGCGGTGATCGAGTTGCAGCGCTACCAGGCCCTGCTGGCGATCTCCCGGGAACAGGTCAAAGGCCTGACGGCGATTGCCGACCTCGCGCAAAAGCGCAGCGACATGGGCGCCAGCACTCGCTCCGACCTGATCCAGGCACGCTCGCGGGTCGAGGCAGCCGTCGCCACGCAACTGCAATACACCGCGCTGTACAACCGCTGGCGCAGCACCCTCGGCAGTTTGCTCGGGGCGCGGACGCCGGTGAGCATCACCGCGAGCATGCCGGCGACGCTCAAGCAGTCCTGCGACGGCATCAATGCCGACCAAGTGCTGACGCCTTCGCTGTTGATCGCCCAGGCCCAGCAGGTCGATGCCCAAGCGCAGATCGCGCAGGCGCGTGCCGAAGCGATGCCGACCGTGTCCCTGGACCCCACCGCCACCCAATACCTGGACAGCAACGACGAGGACGGCAGCGTCGGCGGCCGCGATCGCACGCGCTATGGGGTGTTCCTCAACGTGCAGATGCCGCTGTATCAAGGCGGCGCCATCACCGCTCGAAAATCGGCGGCGGCCCAGGCCCTGCGCGCGGCCGAGGCGGCCAATGATGCCGCACGCCTGGCGGTGCGCCAGGGCTTGCTCGAGGCGCGGGATCAGACCTCCAGCCTCGAACAGCGCCTATCGACCCTGGATTTTCGTGAACGCAGCATTTCCGAAACCCGCGATTTGTATCGCCAGCAATACCTTGAACTGGGCACGCGACCGCTGCTCGATCTGTTGAACGCCGAACAGGAAATCCACCAGGCCGCCATGGACCGGGCGAACACTGCCGCCGACCTTAACCGCCTGGAAATTGATTGCCTGTACAACAGCAGCGCCCTGCGCACGGCGTTCAACCTGGACAGCAGCACCATCCAAGGTGTGGAGATTCGACCATGA